In one window of Gemmatimonadota bacterium DNA:
- a CDS encoding cysteine desulfurase-like protein has product MTATAPAHLDLDALRARFPALRRMHGGHPVAYFDGPGGTQVPLEVAAAIQDYLLHHNANTHWAYPTSEETDALLLAARQALADYLGAAPDEVAFGANMTTLTFHLARALGRGWGPGDEVVVTELDHHANVAPWQAVARERGISLKVVPLVPATGELDLEALERLLTPAVRLLAIGAGSNALGTITDVAAASRMAHRVGALCFVDAVHLAAHGRVDVAAIGCDFLACSSYKFYGPHLGILAARSGIVARLDVPKLRPAPDTPPERLETGTQNHEGIVGALAAVEFIASLGAGATRPARLTDAAHRLHGAGQALVERLWTGLQDLPGVRCYGPPPSRPRTSTIAFTVRDTAPEAVARHLAARGVFVSHGDFYATTVVERLGLSDSGLVRAGCACYNTAEEVDRLIDGVGELTRGRKG; this is encoded by the coding sequence ATGACCGCCACCGCGCCTGCGCACCTCGACCTCGATGCCCTCCGGGCCCGGTTCCCGGCGCTGCGGCGCATGCATGGCGGGCACCCGGTCGCGTACTTCGATGGCCCCGGCGGCACCCAGGTTCCCCTCGAGGTGGCGGCGGCGATCCAGGACTACCTGCTGCATCACAACGCCAACACGCACTGGGCGTATCCCACCAGCGAGGAGACCGACGCCCTCCTGCTGGCCGCGCGGCAGGCGCTGGCCGACTACCTCGGGGCCGCCCCCGACGAGGTCGCCTTCGGCGCCAACATGACCACGCTCACCTTCCACCTGGCCCGCGCTCTGGGTCGCGGCTGGGGGCCGGGTGACGAGGTGGTGGTCACCGAGCTCGACCACCACGCCAACGTGGCGCCCTGGCAGGCGGTGGCCCGCGAGCGGGGGATCTCCCTCAAGGTGGTCCCCCTGGTTCCCGCCACCGGCGAGCTCGACCTCGAGGCGCTGGAGAGGCTCCTCACCCCCGCCGTGCGCCTGCTGGCGATCGGTGCCGGCTCCAACGCGCTCGGCACGATCACCGACGTCGCCGCCGCCTCACGGATGGCCCACCGCGTCGGGGCCCTCTGCTTCGTGGACGCGGTGCACCTCGCGGCGCATGGCCGGGTCGACGTCGCGGCGATCGGCTGCGACTTCCTCGCCTGCTCGTCCTACAAGTTCTATGGACCGCACCTCGGGATCCTCGCCGCTCGGAGCGGAATCGTGGCCCGGCTCGACGTGCCAAAGCTGCGGCCGGCGCCGGACACGCCGCCCGAGCGGCTGGAGACCGGCACCCAGAACCACGAGGGAATCGTGGGGGCCCTGGCGGCCGTCGAGTTCATCGCCTCGCTTGGCGCCGGCGCCACCCGGCCGGCCCGCCTCACGGACGCGGCGCACCGGCTGCACGGGGCGGGGCAGGCCCTGGTGGAGCGCCTCTGGACCGGCCTGCAGGACCTCCCCGGCGTGCGCTGCTACGGCCCGCCCCCGAGCCGGCCCCGCACCTCGACGATCGCCTTCACCGTGCGGGACACCGCCCCGGAGGCGGTGGCGCGGCACCTCGCGGCGCGGGGGGTGTTCGTGTCTCACGGAGATTTCTACGCCACGACGGTCGTGGAGCGGCTGGGGCTCTCTGACTCCGGCCTGGTCCGCGCAGGCTGCGCGTGCTACAACACGGCGGAGGAAGTCGATCGACTGATTGATGGCGTCGGTGAGCTGACCCGCGGGCGCAAGGGCTAG
- a CDS encoding Ig-like domain-containing protein — protein MIALGLLLLVQQPQTPAPPAAVPSPIAKVVVSPSVRTLTAGDTLRLTAQALDSAGRAVPNAVIRFTGAGGRFEGRVDSTGLVYAGSTGTLGVAVLASVPGSRPTIERLDIKMLPGAAARLTVTPARLRLVPGQSVLLEGSAWSTAGDPRPDAPRWRSSAPRVVGISADGLVTAVAPGKATITARVEGAEQTIPVEVLATAVAAVEIAPASISARQGDVIRFSLVARDRAGRPIEGLTPIWSFTPGQGSIDKDGAFVGYEAGKYIVTASLGSRAAKAVVSLAWRDVRRPATVVGRLPRSLFTTEEVWLHPNGKIAYLGSGGGGDRMYAIDISDPSNPVVTDSLVANTRRINDIMTTPDGKYLVHTREGASDRKNGIVLASLEDPAHPKKIAEFTDGVTGGVHSTFIYQQPKYGTHIYLTNDGTGYMHVIDINDPYHPKEVARWSTRPDQTGNALHDIDVQDGLAYLSYWNEGLVILDIGNGIKGGSPANPQLVSQFKYDLNELYRDVEASGGPGFIRGTHTAWRHGKYVFIADEVFPASGVKGAKDAASYRAYGRLQVVDVSDMEHPRSVAWYEPEYGGVHNVWVAGDTLYMGAYNAGFRAFDVSGELRGDLRAQGREIVHVNTADMTGKVQNSAMTWGVVVRDGLAYVNDDNNGLWIIRMEPRRAPLTP, from the coding sequence ATGATCGCACTCGGCCTGCTCCTCCTCGTGCAGCAGCCCCAGACGCCGGCGCCGCCCGCCGCCGTCCCCTCGCCCATCGCCAAGGTCGTGGTCTCGCCCTCGGTGCGGACGCTCACCGCGGGTGACACCCTGCGCCTCACCGCCCAGGCGCTCGACAGTGCCGGCCGCGCGGTTCCCAACGCCGTGATCCGCTTCACCGGCGCCGGAGGCCGCTTCGAGGGACGGGTCGATTCCACCGGCCTCGTCTACGCCGGATCTACCGGGACCCTGGGCGTCGCGGTGCTCGCGAGCGTGCCGGGGAGCCGCCCGACGATCGAACGCCTGGACATCAAGATGCTCCCGGGCGCGGCCGCGCGACTGACCGTGACACCCGCGCGCCTGCGGCTGGTCCCCGGCCAGAGCGTACTGCTCGAGGGGAGCGCCTGGTCCACCGCCGGCGACCCGCGGCCGGACGCGCCCCGCTGGCGCAGCTCCGCGCCCCGCGTGGTGGGCATCAGCGCCGACGGGCTCGTCACGGCGGTCGCGCCCGGCAAGGCGACCATCACCGCCCGGGTCGAGGGAGCGGAGCAGACCATCCCCGTGGAGGTCCTGGCCACCGCTGTCGCGGCGGTCGAGATCGCCCCCGCCAGCATCAGTGCCCGCCAGGGCGACGTCATCCGCTTCTCGCTGGTGGCCCGTGACCGCGCCGGGCGGCCCATCGAGGGGCTGACGCCGATCTGGAGCTTCACTCCGGGGCAGGGGTCCATCGACAAGGACGGCGCGTTCGTGGGGTACGAGGCCGGCAAGTACATCGTGACCGCCTCGCTCGGCAGCCGGGCAGCCAAGGCGGTCGTGAGCCTGGCCTGGCGCGACGTGCGCCGGCCGGCCACCGTCGTGGGCCGCCTGCCGCGCTCGCTCTTCACCACCGAGGAGGTCTGGCTTCACCCCAACGGCAAGATCGCCTACCTCGGCAGCGGCGGCGGCGGCGACCGGATGTACGCCATCGACATCAGCGACCCGTCCAACCCGGTGGTCACCGACTCCCTCGTGGCCAACACCCGGCGCATCAACGACATCATGACCACGCCGGACGGCAAGTACCTCGTGCATACCCGCGAGGGCGCCTCCGACCGGAAGAACGGCATCGTCCTGGCCTCGCTCGAGGACCCGGCGCACCCGAAGAAGATCGCGGAGTTCACCGACGGCGTGACGGGGGGCGTGCACTCCACGTTTATCTACCAGCAGCCGAAGTACGGGACGCACATCTACCTGACCAACGATGGCACCGGCTACATGCACGTCATCGACATCAACGACCCGTACCATCCGAAGGAAGTGGCCCGCTGGTCCACCCGGCCCGACCAGACCGGCAACGCCCTGCACGATATCGACGTCCAGGACGGGCTCGCGTACCTGAGCTACTGGAACGAGGGGCTCGTCATCCTCGACATCGGCAATGGGATCAAGGGCGGCAGCCCCGCGAACCCGCAGCTGGTCAGCCAGTTCAAGTACGACCTCAACGAGCTCTACCGTGACGTCGAGGCCTCCGGCGGCCCGGGGTTCATCCGCGGCACCCATACGGCGTGGCGGCATGGGAAGTACGTCTTCATCGCCGACGAGGTGTTCCCCGCCTCCGGCGTGAAGGGCGCAAAGGACGCGGCGTCCTACCGCGCCTACGGGCGGCTGCAGGTGGTGGATGTCAGCGACATGGAGCACCCCCGGTCCGTGGCCTGGTACGAGCCCGAGTACGGCGGGGTGCACAACGTCTGGGTGGCGGGCGACACCCTCTACATGGGGGCGTATAACGCCGGCTTCCGCGCCTTCGATGTCTCGGGGGAACTGCGGGGGGATCTCCGGGCCCAGGGCCGGGAGATCGTGCACGTCAACACGGCGGACATGACCGGCAAGGTGCAGAACAGCGCCATGACCTGGGGGGTCGTGGTGCGCGACGGGCTGGCCTACGTCAACGACGACAACAACGGGCTGTGGATCATCCGCATGGAGCCGCGGCGCGCGCCCCTCACGCCCTAG
- a CDS encoding alanine--glyoxylate aminotransferase family protein: protein MTAVPAAPPTFGRFFLPGPTEVRPEILAAQARPMIGHRGKGMEQLIAQMMPGLQRIFRTQRPVYISSSSATGLMEASIRNCGGRRVLSLVNGAFSERFYKIALANGVEATPLEVPLGEVHRPEQLRAALAAGRYDAITVVHSETSTGALNPIADLARVAHEAGDVLLLVDSVTGVAGARVETDAWDLDFVLTGSQKALALPPGLALGVAHPRAVDRARKASHRGIYFDLVEFESFILKHQTPNTPALSLMYALAAQVARIEAETIEARWARHAAMAERTWAWAAEMHGRGVDMRVLAPEGFRSPTVTCLTVPAGKTGSAVNEAMKARGYTISAGYGALKDQTIRIGHMGDHTVAELDALLAVLAEVVSA from the coding sequence ATGACCGCCGTCCCCGCCGCCCCGCCGACCTTCGGCCGCTTCTTCCTCCCCGGACCCACCGAAGTCCGCCCCGAGATCCTCGCCGCGCAGGCCCGCCCGATGATCGGGCACCGCGGCAAGGGGATGGAGCAGCTCATCGCCCAGATGATGCCCGGACTGCAGCGCATCTTCCGCACCCAGCGCCCGGTGTACATCTCGAGCTCCTCGGCCACGGGGCTCATGGAGGCCTCCATCAGAAACTGCGGTGGCCGGCGGGTGCTCTCGCTGGTCAACGGGGCGTTCAGCGAGCGGTTCTACAAGATCGCGCTGGCCAACGGGGTGGAGGCGACGCCACTTGAGGTGCCGCTCGGTGAGGTGCACCGTCCCGAGCAGCTTCGGGCCGCGCTCGCCGCGGGCCGATATGACGCCATCACGGTCGTCCATTCCGAGACCTCGACCGGCGCCCTCAATCCCATCGCCGACCTCGCCCGGGTGGCGCATGAGGCGGGTGACGTGCTGCTGCTGGTCGACAGCGTGACCGGCGTGGCCGGCGCCCGGGTCGAGACTGATGCCTGGGACCTCGACTTCGTCCTCACCGGATCGCAGAAGGCGCTGGCGCTGCCGCCCGGCCTGGCCCTCGGGGTGGCCCATCCGCGGGCCGTGGACCGCGCCCGGAAGGCCTCGCATCGCGGGATCTACTTCGACCTGGTGGAGTTCGAGAGCTTCATCCTCAAGCACCAGACGCCGAACACGCCGGCGCTCTCCCTGATGTACGCCCTCGCCGCCCAGGTGGCCCGGATCGAGGCGGAGACCATCGAAGCCCGCTGGGCCCGGCACGCCGCCATGGCGGAGCGCACCTGGGCCTGGGCCGCGGAGATGCACGGCCGCGGCGTGGACATGCGGGTGCTTGCCCCGGAGGGATTCCGCTCGCCCACGGTCACCTGCCTCACCGTTCCGGCGGGGAAGACCGGTTCCGCCGTCAACGAAGCCATGAAGGCCCGCGGCTACACCATCTCCGCGGGGTACGGCGCGCTCAAGGACCAGACCATCCGGATCGGGCACATGGGCGACCACACCGTGGCCGAGCTCGACGCGCTCCTCGCGGTGCTCGCCGAGGTGGTGAGCGCATGA
- a CDS encoding phosphoglycerate dehydrogenase, with protein sequence MSTYRVLVADKIAREGLAPLADDPRFELVERPGLKGEELAAAIADVDAVLVRSATKISREALSRATRLRVIGRAGVGVDTIDVEAATEKGVAVMNAPAGNTISAAELAFALLLAVIRKVPAADRSMKAGAWDRTSFGGMELYRKTLGLIGAGRVGGEVGRRARAFGMRVLAYDPFLSPEAAREIGAELADLDTVLRQADVISLHVPLTDKTRGMLGDEKLALLKRGVIIINAARGGVLDEAALLRRLGDGSIGGAALDVFDQEPLPADHPLRSLANVVLTPHLGASTEEAQLNVAVEIAEAVRSALVDGDYSRAVNAALVGGDRLKRLRPLLDLAERLGRVGAAVAGGAITAVELRFGGEGDDLLRPLAAGAVIGLLSEAVGEGAVNVVNALHLARQRGIKVDRTRLDGPLDYADLIELRITHAAGSVRVSGALLGAGHPRLVALDDFRLNVLPLGQLLVLRNQDVPGVIGRVGTLLGNAGINIAEYHQARLSAGGDALAVVSVDAPLPDALLGQLRQLPEVQQVAQVSLGQAG encoded by the coding sequence ATGAGCACCTATCGCGTGCTGGTGGCCGACAAGATCGCCCGCGAGGGCCTGGCGCCCCTGGCTGATGACCCGCGCTTCGAGCTGGTGGAACGCCCTGGCCTCAAGGGCGAGGAACTCGCCGCCGCCATCGCCGACGTCGACGCCGTCCTGGTGCGGAGCGCCACGAAGATCTCGCGTGAGGCGCTGTCGCGCGCCACCCGGTTGCGGGTGATCGGCCGCGCCGGGGTGGGCGTGGACACCATCGACGTCGAGGCGGCCACCGAGAAGGGCGTGGCCGTGATGAACGCGCCGGCCGGCAACACCATCTCCGCCGCGGAGCTCGCCTTCGCGCTGCTGCTCGCGGTCATCCGGAAGGTGCCCGCGGCCGACCGTTCCATGAAGGCCGGCGCGTGGGACCGCACCAGCTTCGGCGGCATGGAGCTGTACCGGAAGACCCTCGGCCTCATCGGGGCGGGGCGGGTGGGTGGCGAGGTGGGCCGCCGCGCGCGGGCCTTCGGCATGCGGGTGCTCGCCTACGACCCGTTCCTGAGCCCCGAGGCCGCCCGCGAGATCGGCGCCGAGCTCGCGGACCTCGACACCGTCCTCCGCCAGGCGGACGTCATCTCCCTCCACGTGCCGCTGACCGACAAGACCCGCGGCATGCTGGGCGACGAGAAACTCGCGCTCCTCAAGCGCGGCGTGATCATCATCAACGCCGCCCGGGGCGGGGTGCTCGATGAGGCGGCGCTGCTCCGGCGGCTGGGTGACGGCTCGATCGGCGGCGCCGCGCTCGACGTCTTCGACCAGGAGCCGCTCCCGGCCGACCACCCCCTCCGGAGCCTGGCCAACGTGGTCCTGACGCCGCACCTTGGTGCCTCCACCGAGGAAGCCCAGCTCAACGTGGCGGTGGAGATCGCCGAGGCGGTGCGCTCCGCGCTGGTGGACGGAGACTACTCCCGTGCGGTCAATGCCGCCCTGGTGGGCGGGGATCGGCTCAAGCGGCTGCGCCCGCTGCTGGACCTGGCGGAACGGCTCGGGCGGGTGGGCGCTGCCGTGGCCGGTGGCGCCATCACGGCCGTGGAACTGCGCTTCGGCGGTGAGGGCGACGACCTGCTCCGGCCGCTGGCCGCCGGGGCCGTCATCGGGCTGCTGAGCGAGGCGGTGGGGGAGGGCGCGGTGAACGTGGTGAACGCCCTGCACCTGGCGCGGCAGCGCGGGATCAAGGTGGACCGCACCCGGCTCGACGGTCCCCTCGACTACGCCGATCTGATCGAGCTCAGGATCACCCACGCCGCCGGCTCCGTCCGGGTGTCCGGGGCGCTGCTCGGCGCGGGCCACCCCCGCCTGGTGGCGCTGGATGACTTCCGGCTCAACGTCCTGCCGCTGGGCCAGCTGCTGGTGCTCCGCAACCAGGACGTCCCCGGCGTCATCGGGCGGGTCGGGACCCTCCTCGGGAACGCCGGGATCAACATCGCCGAGTACCACCAGGCCCGCCTCAGCGCCGGCGGCGACGCGCTGGCGGTGGTCAGTGTCGATGCGCCGCTTCCCGATGCCCTGCTGGGGCAGCTCCGGCAGCTGCCGGAGGTGCAGCAGGTGGCCCAGGTGAGCCTCGGCCAGGCGGGGTGA
- a CDS encoding tetratricopeptide repeat protein: MTPPGRNSAPGLPSWFPLAAVALLALAAAAAGLGNGFAYDDVPLILRNDRVHDLTGVLHRFLETYWPRIPLGPDGRLYRPLTTAGFTLQWALGGGSPGLFHLVNLLLYLLVALLVYGLARRFLPAGPATLAAALFAVHPVHAEVTGNVVGQGELLAAAWGLLSLILVVDGARTGWTSRRLAAVVGTYALALLSKEHAVIVLALAPTVVLAAGGRAALRQEATGRVVLFLVCVAVLYLSLRAALLGSVAGDLPNPFWHGVGTADRLRTVLSALPTVARLLLWPAHLQADYAPQELPLATTMTPAVALGAGLVVALAVGCWAGRRHPAIWLGGAWLVLTLLPASNLLFPSGVVLAERTLFLPSVGVALLAGGVVARWRPTGAGALLFGAVTWALLLAGIGRSRARLPVWRDNQVLYAATIRDAPQSYWAWRNYAGDLVLQDRPDDARAAYARSLALFDRDPTVYDDLAGLERREGRCDRSLPLLDQALRLDPERHQTAARQIGCLVTLGRFDSARAVARARVARGHEEFRSLLGLVDSAERARHLEVPPASQP; encoded by the coding sequence ATGACCCCTCCGGGACGAAACTCGGCACCCGGCCTCCCCAGCTGGTTCCCACTGGCCGCCGTCGCCCTGCTGGCGCTGGCCGCCGCCGCCGCCGGGCTCGGAAACGGGTTCGCGTATGACGACGTTCCCCTGATCCTCCGCAACGACCGGGTGCACGACCTGACTGGCGTGCTCCACCGGTTCCTCGAGACCTACTGGCCCCGGATTCCGCTGGGGCCCGATGGGCGGCTCTATCGCCCGCTCACCACGGCGGGATTCACGCTGCAGTGGGCGCTGGGAGGTGGGTCGCCCGGGCTCTTTCACCTCGTCAACCTGCTCCTGTACCTGCTCGTGGCGCTGCTGGTCTACGGACTCGCCCGTCGCTTCCTCCCCGCCGGGCCCGCCACACTTGCCGCGGCGCTCTTCGCCGTCCACCCGGTGCACGCGGAGGTCACCGGCAACGTGGTCGGGCAGGGGGAACTCCTGGCCGCCGCCTGGGGGCTGCTCTCCCTGATCCTCGTCGTCGATGGCGCCCGCACCGGCTGGACCAGCCGCCGCCTGGCCGCGGTGGTCGGGACCTATGCCCTGGCCCTGCTCAGCAAGGAACACGCGGTGATCGTGCTGGCACTCGCGCCCACCGTGGTGCTCGCGGCGGGCGGGCGGGCCGCGCTGCGGCAGGAGGCCACCGGGCGGGTGGTCCTTTTCCTCGTCTGTGTGGCGGTGCTGTACCTCAGCCTGCGCGCGGCGCTGCTCGGCTCCGTGGCCGGCGACCTCCCCAATCCCTTCTGGCATGGCGTGGGCACCGCCGACCGGCTCCGCACCGTGCTGTCGGCACTACCCACCGTCGCGCGCCTCCTCCTCTGGCCCGCCCACCTGCAGGCCGACTACGCCCCCCAGGAGCTGCCCCTTGCGACGACCATGACGCCGGCCGTCGCCCTGGGCGCGGGGCTGGTGGTCGCCCTTGCCGTCGGCTGCTGGGCGGGCCGTCGGCACCCGGCCATCTGGCTCGGCGGCGCCTGGCTTGTCCTCACCCTGCTCCCGGCGTCGAACCTCCTCTTCCCGAGCGGCGTGGTGCTCGCCGAACGGACCCTGTTCCTGCCGAGCGTCGGCGTCGCGCTCCTCGCGGGCGGCGTAGTGGCGCGCTGGCGGCCCACGGGCGCCGGGGCGCTCCTCTTTGGCGCCGTTACTTGGGCGCTGTTGCTGGCCGGAATCGGCCGCAGCCGCGCGCGGCTCCCGGTCTGGCGCGACAACCAGGTGCTGTACGCGGCAACTATCCGCGACGCCCCGCAGAGCTACTGGGCGTGGCGCAACTACGCCGGCGACCTCGTGCTCCAGGACCGGCCGGACGATGCCCGGGCCGCCTACGCGAGGAGCCTCGCCCTCTTCGACCGGGACCCGACCGTCTACGACGATCTCGCCGGACTGGAGCGTCGCGAGGGGCGCTGCGACCGGTCGCTCCCGCTGCTCGACCAGGCCCTCAGGCTCGACCCGGAGCGGCATCAGACCGCGGCACGCCAGATCGGCTGCCTGGTGACCCTCGGGCGCTTCGACAGCGCCCGCGCGGTGGCCCGGGCGCGCGTGGCGCGCGGTCATGAAGAATTCCGTAGCCTGCTTGGCCTGGTGGACAGCGCCGAGCGGGCACGCCACCTTGAAGTACCTCCAGCGAGCCAGCCCTGA
- a CDS encoding MATE family efflux transporter encodes MPLQLPRGPDVRALLTLALPVVVVQVGLMTMGVVDTIMVGHLSPEALAGVALGNVYFFGAAIFGLGALMALDPVIAHAVGAGDHDAIGRGVQRGMVLAILLTVPTALLLWPAPPLLAFLKQPAEVAPAAGAYARLCIPGVLGLFLFTVFRQSLQALHRVRPIVITIVVANLANAGLNWVFIYGRLGAPAMGVAGAALATTICRLLMAVLLLLLAWPLLGPHVRPFHRQAFERRPLMRLLRLGAPIGAQHQLEYGVFGVVGLLMGNMGTPQVGGHQIALNLASVTFMVPLGLSAAAAVVVGHAVGRGDRPAAARAAGAALAVAVGFMGITALAFLLLPLPLARLYTGAPEVLVIAAALIPLAGVFQVFDGIQVTAIGILRGLGDTRTPMLTGLLGFWLLGLPVSLYLGFGRGYGPVGLWWGLVLGLVSVAIVLVMRLQHRLGQPLVRVHLDADPHLVEEALEA; translated from the coding sequence ATGCCGCTGCAGCTTCCCCGGGGCCCCGATGTCCGCGCCTTGCTCACCCTCGCCCTCCCGGTGGTGGTGGTGCAGGTGGGGCTGATGACCATGGGCGTGGTCGACACCATCATGGTCGGGCACCTCTCGCCCGAGGCGCTCGCCGGCGTGGCGCTCGGCAACGTCTACTTCTTCGGCGCGGCGATCTTCGGGCTCGGCGCCCTCATGGCCCTCGATCCGGTCATCGCCCACGCGGTGGGCGCCGGCGACCACGACGCCATCGGCCGCGGGGTGCAGCGGGGCATGGTTCTGGCCATCCTGCTGACCGTGCCCACGGCGCTCCTCCTCTGGCCGGCCCCGCCGCTCCTCGCATTCCTCAAGCAGCCCGCCGAGGTGGCCCCCGCCGCCGGCGCCTACGCCCGCCTGTGCATCCCCGGGGTCCTCGGGCTGTTCCTCTTCACCGTCTTCCGGCAGAGCCTCCAGGCCCTGCATCGCGTGCGGCCGATCGTGATCACCATCGTCGTCGCCAACCTCGCGAATGCCGGGCTCAACTGGGTGTTCATCTACGGTCGGCTCGGCGCGCCCGCCATGGGCGTGGCGGGCGCCGCGCTGGCCACCACCATCTGCCGGCTGCTGATGGCCGTCCTGCTGCTTCTGCTCGCCTGGCCACTCCTCGGCCCCCACGTGCGGCCCTTCCACCGGCAGGCCTTCGAGCGCCGCCCCCTGATGCGCCTGCTCCGCCTGGGGGCCCCGATCGGCGCACAACACCAGCTGGAGTACGGGGTCTTCGGCGTCGTGGGGCTGCTCATGGGCAACATGGGCACCCCCCAGGTCGGTGGGCATCAGATCGCGCTCAACCTTGCCTCGGTCACCTTCATGGTACCGCTCGGGCTCTCCGCTGCCGCCGCGGTGGTGGTGGGGCACGCCGTGGGGCGGGGGGACCGGCCCGCCGCCGCGCGGGCGGCGGGCGCGGCGCTGGCCGTGGCGGTCGGCTTCATGGGCATCACCGCCCTGGCCTTCCTGCTGCTGCCGCTCCCGCTGGCGCGCCTGTATACCGGTGCGCCGGAAGTCCTGGTCATCGCGGCCGCGCTCATCCCCCTCGCGGGGGTGTTCCAGGTCTTCGACGGCATCCAGGTGACGGCCATCGGCATCCTCCGCGGGCTGGGCGACACCCGGACACCGATGCTCACCGGCCTGCTGGGCTTCTGGCTGCTGGGACTGCCGGTGAGCCTCTACCTGGGCTTCGGCCGCGGCTACGGCCCGGTCGGGCTCTGGTGGGGGCTGGTGCTCGGCCTGGTCTCGGTGGCCATCGTGCTCGTGATGCGCCTCCAGCACCGGCTGGGGCAGCCGCTGGTCCGGGTGCACCTCGACGCCGACCCGCACCTCGTGGAGGAGGCGCTCGAGGCATGA
- a CDS encoding HAD-IB family phosphatase, which yields MSGTPGFRTVIFDCDSTLSAIEGIEELAVAHREEIARLTDLAMQGAVPLEEVYGRRLDLIRPSRQEVERIGALYVERLVPGALETVRALQARGAVVQVLSGGVLPAVQVVAAALGIPSDRVAAVDLHFDQDGAYRGYDRDSPLARSGGKRQWMEQQGRNLPRPSLLVGDGATDLEARPAVDCFAAFTGVVHREPVVRGADVTLPGPSLTDVLAIRPRGA from the coding sequence ATGAGCGGCACCCCGGGCTTCCGGACCGTCATCTTCGACTGTGACTCGACCCTGAGCGCCATCGAGGGCATCGAGGAACTCGCCGTGGCGCACCGCGAGGAGATCGCCCGGCTCACCGACCTGGCCATGCAGGGGGCGGTGCCCCTCGAGGAGGTCTACGGCCGGCGCCTGGACCTCATCCGTCCCTCCCGACAGGAGGTGGAACGGATCGGGGCCCTGTACGTGGAGCGGCTGGTCCCCGGTGCCCTGGAGACGGTGCGTGCCCTGCAGGCCCGCGGCGCGGTGGTGCAGGTGCTGAGCGGAGGCGTGTTGCCGGCCGTGCAGGTGGTGGCGGCCGCGCTCGGCATTCCCTCGGACCGGGTGGCCGCGGTGGACCTGCACTTCGATCAGGACGGCGCCTACCGCGGTTATGACCGCGATTCCCCCTTGGCCCGGTCCGGCGGCAAGCGCCAGTGGATGGAGCAGCAGGGGCGGAATCTGCCGCGGCCCAGCCTGCTGGTCGGGGATGGGGCCACCGACCTCGAGGCTCGCCCCGCGGTGGACTGCTTCGCCGCGTTCACGGGCGTGGTGCACCGCGAACCCGTGGTGCGTGGTGCGGACGTCACGCTCCCCGGTCCATCGCTGACCGACGTGCTCGCCATTCGGCCGCGCGGTGCCTGA